From one Triticum urartu cultivar G1812 chromosome 3, Tu2.1, whole genome shotgun sequence genomic stretch:
- the LOC125545412 gene encoding amidophosphoribosyltransferase, chloroplastic-like produces MAAAAAAATTATAATPSSRPLRAPPAPSTVHRQLRCHTGPSPSLLALRHRAARAPPARALLDKVTPFNFGEEEDDGGDDHPREECGVFGVVGDPEASSLCYLGLQKLQHRGEEGAGICAAGDDGKLKSVTGLGLVSDVFRDPAHLGSLPGQAAIGHVRYSTSGGQAQLCNVQPFLAGYRFGQLAVAHNGNLVNYLPLRHKLEAQGSIFNNSSDTEVILHLIATSLSRPLLARICDACERLQGAYSLLFLTADKLFAVRDPFGFRPLVMGRRPNGAVVFASETCALDLIDAVYEREVEPGEVIVVDRRDMSVSSACLVPHRPRKSCVFEHIYFALPNSIVFGHAVHERRTAYGRALAEESPAPTADVVIPVPDSGFYAALGFAQASGLEFQQGLIRSHYTGRSFIQPTQAIRDLAVKLKLAPVRGVITGKSVVVVDDSIVRGTTSSKIVRLLRDAGAREVHMRISSPPVVGRCHYGIDTPDEKELISNRLDVEGVREMIGCDSLGFLSLDKLHSIYGDEADELCDACFSRNYPVPMPEKVPAMASADDED; encoded by the coding sequence atggccgccgccgccgccgccgccaccaccgccaccgccgccacacCCTCCTCCCGTCCCCTCCGCGCGCCCCCCGCGCCGTCCACCGTCCATCGACAGCTCAGGTGCCACACCGGCCCCAGCCCCTCGCTCCTCGCGCTgcgccaccgcgccgcccgcgccccgccgGCCCGGGCCCTGCTCGACAAGGTCACGCCCTTCAACTtcggcgaggaggaggacgacggcgGCGACGACCACCCCCGCGAGGAGTGCGGCGTGTTCGGCGTCGTGGGCGACCCGGAGGCGTCGTCGCTCTGCTATCTCGGCCTGCAGAAGCTGCAGCATCGCGGGGAGGAGGGCGCCGGCATCTGCGCCGCCGGGGACGACGGCAAGCTCAAGTCCGTGACGGGGCTGGGGCTCGTCAGCGACGTGTTCAGGGACCCGGCGCACCTCGGGAGCCTCCCCGGGCAGGCCGCCATCGGCCACGTCCGCTACTCCACCTCCGGCGGCCAGGCCCAGCTGTGCAACGTGCAGCCGTTCCTCGCCGGGTACCGGTTCGGGCAGCTCGCCGTGGCGCACAACGGCAACCTGGTGAACTACCTGCCGCTGCGCCACAAGCTGGAGGCGCAGGGCTCCATCTTCAACAACTCGTCGGACACGGAGGTCATCCTCCACCTCATCGCCACGTCGCTCTCGCGCCCGCTGCTTGCCCGCATCTGCGACGCCTGCGAGCGCCTCCAGGGCGCCTACTCGCTGCTCTTCCTCACGGCCGACAAGCTCTTCGCCGTGCGCGACCCCTTCGGCTTCCGCCCGCTGGTCATGGGCCGCCGCCCCAACGGCGCCGTCGTGTTCGCGTCGGAGACCTGCGCGCTCGACCTCATCGACGCCGTGTACGAGCGGGAGGTGGAGCCCGGTGAGGTGATCGTCGTGGACCGCCGGGACATGTCCGTGTCCTCGGCCTGCCTCGTCCCGCACCGCCCGCGCAAGTCGTGCGTGTTCGAGCACATTTACTTCGCGCTGCCCAACTCCATCGTGTTCGGGCACGCCGTCCACGAGCGGCGCACCGCCTACGGCCGCGCGCTGGCCGAGGAGTCCCCCGCCCCGACCGCCGACGTGGTCATCCCCGTGCCGGACTCTGGCTTCTACGCGGCGCTCGGCTTCGCGCAGGCCTCGGGGCTCGAGTTCCAGCAGGGGCTCATCCGGTCGCATTACACCGGCCGCAGCTTCATCCAGCCGACGCAGGCGATCCGCGACCTCGCCGTGAAGCTCAAGCTCGCGCCCGTGCGCGGCGTCATCACGGGCAAGAGCGTGGTCGTGGTCGACGACTCGATCGTGCGCGGCACCACGTCGAGCAAGATCGTGCGCCTGCTCCGCGACGCCGGGGCCCGCGAGGTGCACATGCGCATCTCCAGCCCGCCGGTGGTGGGCCGATGCCACTACGGCATCGACACGCCGGACGAGAAGGAGCTGATATCCAACCGGCTGGACGTCGAGGGCGTGCGCGAGATGATCGGCTGCGACTCGCTCGGCTTCCTTTCGCTGGACAAGCTCCACAGCATCTACGGCGACGAGGCGGACGAGCTCTGCGACGCCTGCTTCTCGCGGAACTACCCAGTGCCTATGCCGGAGAAGGTGCCGGCGATGGCATCCGCCGATGATGAAGACTGA